TAAGATTTTTATGATTTTATAAAATTAGAATTGTATGTTCTACAATTGCCATAAAGAATTAAATCCAGTCTCCCGAAGCATTATAATCGTCAGGAAGATAGGTAAGGTATTGCACCATTCTTGGTTTTTCTCCAGTATTTGCCGTTGCACAATGAGGCAGTCTGCTGTCCCAAATGATAAAATCTCCCGCATTGGCTGCAATAGGTCTGGCTTGTTCATTTAGTATTTTATCCCGTGGATTTTCATGCGGTTTAAGTTCGTCCAGCCATTGGTTAATTCGATTATGAAATCCTGGAACACAGTGAAAAGCACCATCATCTGATCCGCAGTCAGTAAGATAAAATAATCCCTGCAGTGAAGATATAAGAGGTTTTCTTAAGCTCATATCCCAATGAAGCGGACTTCCTAAAAAGATAAAATCATTTGTTTCCGGCGGATTGAAACTTACTTTATCTATCGTTTTGTATATTTTAGTGGTTTTGTAAAGTTGCTCATATGCTTTTTTTACTCGTGGCGAAAAACGGTTGCGGTTTAAGGTTTCATGATCCGAAAAGTTAAGCATTAATCCTTTTTGATCTTCATGTCGAATGTACCAGCTTCGCTTGTCGTTAGGATTAATTTTTAAATATTCCCAAATAGCCTTTTGTGTTTTTTCGCAGTCTTCTTTCGAAATAGCATTTTTAACTACGATATAACCATTTTGATTCCAGAATTCAAGGTCTTCTTCAGAAAGGACATTTTCGGATAAATCTTCTATGGCATAAAAAGTATCTCTTTTTCGATTGTTTATCCAATTTTTAAACGATTCAAAATCTGGCTTTTCTAAGTGTAAATAACGCAGCGTATCTTCCATACCAATTCCTAATTGATACAAAGTTTTAATTTCATTGTCCCAATTGGAATGATCGGTTTTTGCCGATTCAGGTTCTACAGCACGTTTCCATAAAGGTTCAAGCACAGTCCAAGGCATAAGTTTTGTTTTTTGGTTGATACAAAGCCAAAAATAAGGCATTTCGAATTTTGTATGAAAAGTAAAAATACCTGTTTTTTGCTTTATAAAAAAGCCTCAGGAAAACCTGAAGCTTTTATAAAATTGAAATCGTTTATTCGTATTTTAAATAACGCAGCACATCTACTTTTGTAGCTTGATAGGCTCTAGAAAGTACCACAAGCAAGGTCAGCAATAATAAAACACTAAACCCGATTATGAATGGAAGTATTGAAATTTGAATTCGGTAAGCAAAATTTTCCAGCCATTTATTCAGCAGATAATATACAGGAACTACCGCAATCACAAATCCGATAATGCTGAAAATTACATATTGTTTGCAAAGCTCTTTTAATAAAACATTCGTTTCGGCACCCAATGTTTTTCGGATGGCGATTTCTTTCATGCGTCTTTCAATCGAGTAAGAAGCCAGCGCAAATAAGCCAAAAAGAGCAATCACAATTACGATTATATTTAGCAGCGAAAAAAGATTTTTCTGTTTCACATAACTGCTGTATGATTTTTTGTATTCTTTGTCTACAAAATTATAGATAAACGGATAGTCTGAATCGACATTCTTTTTCCAATAATTTTCGATTTCAGAAAGTGTTTCATTCATCGTTTTAAGATCCACAGTTATATAAATATTATTTAGTGAACCTGCAAACCATTTTACAGTTTTAAAGTGAAAAAAGGACATTGGTTTGATGCTTTCACTAGGATTTTCAAGATTAAAATCTTTTACCACTCCAACCAAATACATTTCCTGGCCGTTCCAGACAATCTTTTTGCCAATTGGATCTTTTTCGTGTAATAATTTCAAGGCAGTTTCATTAACCAGCATGCTGTTAATCGTATCTTGAGAATATTTTGGACTAAAAGAACGACCTTGAACCATTTTGATTTTCAACATTTCTAAAGCTCCAAAATCAACGGGAATATTATCTCCGTCTACACTAATATCTTTATAATGATAAGAGATTGTTGATTTGGCTCCATTTCCCATTACAAAAGCACCTCCAGCTACTTGTTTAACACCTTTTAAGTGCAGTAATTGATTTTTAATTTGTTCATATCGGTCAATACGGGTTTGGTCTGTAATCCCGTCACCATACATATTTCGATAAGTAATGTTTATGACCTGGTCTCCGTTAAAACCTAATTCTTTCGAATTCATGTGTTCAATCTGCTGATACACAATATACGAACCAATGATAAAGAAAGAAGCCACAGCAAATTGAAAAATCAACATTCCGTTGCGGAGCCAGACACCGCTTTTGCTTCGTCCAAAATTTCCTTTTAAAACTTTTAAAGCTTCAAAATTAGCGACATAAAGTGCTGGAAATATTCCTGCGGCGATTACCGTAACGATAAATATAACCACAAGCTGTCCGTAAAACTGACTGCTTTGTAGTACTAATGTTTTTTCTAAAAACGTGTTATAATACGGCAGAGAAAGTTCGGCTATGACCAGCGCAATCAAAATTGAAAATAAGGTTATAATGGCAGTTTCAAAAATAAACTGCTGGATTATAGCTGATTTTGAAGCACCGATAATTTTTCTCACACCCACTTCTTTGGCTCTTTTTATGGCATTTGCTGTTGCAGAATTTACATAATTGACAATAGACAAAATCAGGATTAAAACCGACAATCCAATCATAATAAGGAGAAATTGGTAATTTCCTTTTGGTTCTGCCATTCCGCCAGTTTTACTGTGTAGGCGAACAGTTGATAAAGGTTCTAAATGAGGTATTACAGCGCCATACTTTTTAATAAAATCTTCCGAACTCATGCCTTCTTCTTTAGCACGTGGAGCTGTCAGATGTTCAAAATACAATTTATAAAGATTAGACTCGACACGATGCTGATCTTCAGGATTTTTTAATTTTACAAGCAGTACAAATTGAAAATTTCCCCAATATAAAATAGTGCTGCTTATATATTTATCCATAAAATTAACCACGCACGACGGGTTATAGGCTGATTTTTTGTCAAGCTTATAAACGCCTCTTACTATCAGTACTTTGTTTCTAAAAACAACCTTTTGTCCTAGTGCACTTTGGCTACCAAAAATTTGATAGGCTAGCTGGTCAGACAAACAAATGCTGTTAACATCTGGCAAAGCATTTTTAGGATTTCCTTCAATAAAAGTATAAGGAAAATAATCGAAGAAGTTTTTTTGAGCAAGTACGATTTTATCGGTTTGGACTTTTTTGTTGTTATAACGAATGATATCATTTTCATAATAACCATTTATATAACAATACGATTCGACTTCTGGAGCATTTTCTTTAATCGCAGAACCTATAGGAGCTGAACTCGAAGCCCAATATGTGGTAGGATCCATTTGATTGGCAACCAGAAAAACATTGTCTTTATTAGGATTCCATTGGTCATAACTATGTTCGTCGTTCCAGTACAAAATGGCAAAAATCAATCCCGCAATGCCAATGCTGAGACCTAATATATTCAAAGCTGTAAAAAGCTTATTGTTCTTTACATGATATGTAAATACATTTATCCAGTTTTTCAGCATGATCTTAGATTTTAGAAGTTACCAAAACATCCACATTTTTCTGATTCATTTTTTCTGAAAGAATAACACCGTCTTTCATCAAAATGGTTTTCTGCGAAAAAGAAGCGTCATAATCAGAATGCGTTACCATCAGAATTGTTGAACCGCTTGCATGAAGATCAGTCAGTAATTCCATCACTTCATTTCCGTTTCTACTGTCTAAGTTTCCTGTTGGTTCATCTGCCAGAATAATTTTCGGATTGTTGATTAAAGCTCTGGCAACTGCCACACGCTGCTGTTGTCCGCCCGAAAGTTGCTGCGGAAAATGCTTCAAGCGATGTGAAATTCCTAATATTTTGGCGATATCATTTACTCGGTTTTTTCTTTCGGAAGCAGGAACATTATTATAAATCAAAGGCAGTTCTATATTTTCAAAAACCGATATTTCATCAATTAAATTGAAGTTTTGAAAAATAAATCCAATGTTTTCTTTTCGTGCTTTTGCTTTCAATTTTTCTTTTAAGCCCACCATTTCCTGTTCCAGAAGCTGATAACTTCCAGAACTAGCGCTGTCTAAAAGACCAATAATGTTTAATAAAGTAGATTTTCCGCTTCCCGAAGGTCCCATAATCGAGATAAAATCGCCTTCGTTAATAGTTAATGAAATTTCACTTAGAGCTCTGGTTTCTAATTCATCGGTTCTAAATACTTTAGAAAGTTTTTGAATGTTAATCATAAATTGATTTTTTAATTGTTTGATTGATGTTCGTTTTTCGATTTATTATACTTTCTAAAGCAAAAGAAACAGACCTGAAAATTAAGATAATTTATGCTGATTTTTCGAGGTTTATTTTGTTATTTTTACTTTCGAAAGCTGTTAATTATTAATGATTTACCAGTTCTAAAAAGGATTTTCGTGCCAGAAATTTAAATGCTGTAACTGCCTTATTTTTAAAACATTATTTTTTGAAAGTGAACTGGACTGTCCATTAATGGACACCTTTCGTCCAAAACTGAACATAGATGAAAAAGACAAACGCTTCAATTTTAATCATAGACGATCAGGAAGACATCCTTTTTGCCTCAAAAGTGTATCTCAAAAAGTATTTTGAAAACATTTATACGCTCAATAATCCGAAAAATATTGTCGAATTGCTGGCAAAAAATACTATTGATGTGGTGTTATTGGACATGAATTACAGAATAGGTTTTGAAGATGGAAGAGAAGGTTTGTATGTTTTGAAAGAAATAAAAACGCTTTCGCCGAAAACCGTTGTGATTTTAATGACCGCTTTTGGTAAAGTAGAAACCGCTGTCGAAGGTTTAAAAAACGGCGCTTTTGATTACATTTTAAAACCATGGGAGAATAAAAAGTTGTTGGAATCAGTGAAACAAGCCGTAGACAAAAGCCGAAAAGAACAGAGAAAAAATCAAGAAACCGAAATTAAAAATGAATTTTTTATAGGCAGTTCAGAAAGTATAAAAAAAGCCTATTCTCTGGCTGATAAAGTCGCTAAAACGGATGCCAATGTTTTGATTTTAGGTGAAAACGGAACCGGAAAATTTGTGTTGGCACATCATATTTTCAGCCAGTCAGAAAGAAAAAACCAGCCTTTTGTAGCGGTTGATTTAGGATCTTTGAATTCGAATATTTTTGAAAGTGAATTGTTTGGTTATGCCAAAGGTGCTTTTACCGATGCTAAAAATGATACACCCGGACGTTTTGAAATGGCGCAGAACGGAACTATTTTCCTCGATGAAATAGGCAATGTTCCGCTTCATCTGCAATCTAAATTACTGCAGGTTATTCAAACCAAAACCATAACTCGTTTGGGAGAAACCAAAGCCAGACCTTTAAATGTCAGGATTATCACAGCAACCAATTTAAACCTGAAACAAGAAGTAGCCGAGAAAAATTTCAGGGAAGATTTGTATTACCGAATCAATACAATGGAAATTGTGCTGCCGCCGCTGCGAGAACGTTACGAAGATAAAATTCCGCTGGCTGAATATCTTCTCGATAAAATGATCGAAAAATATGAAAGAGAGGAAATTACTTTTGATAAAAAAGTTCTCGAACAAATTGAAAAACACGCTTGGAACGGTAACATCCGTGAAATGGAAAATAAAATTGAACGCGCCGTAATTCTCTGCGAAAACAATAGGATAACCGTTGCCGATTTGGATTTGGAAACCATTACACCTTATGAAGAAAACGCAGACGACAGCCAGCTTTCCTCGGTTGAAAAAGCTGCGGTTGAAAAGGCACTTCTCAAAAATAACAATAATATCAGTAAAACGGCAGAAGAACTTGGTTTGTCGAGAGGTTCTTTGTACCGACGTTTGGAGAAATATAATATCAATATAAACTAATATGTTTAAATCGTTACAAACTTATAAACTGCTTTTTCTGCGGTTAATCCTGATCGTAATTGCAATCGAGTTTTCGATGTATTTTTTTAAAATCGACTTGATTTTTACGGGAGTGTTTGGGTTTTGCGTGGTTTTTCTGCTGGTACGAGAAATGTATTTTTATATCAAGAATTTTGTACAGATTTACGATAAAACCATTTCTTCGATCTTGCAGGATGATTTTAGTTCTGATTTTTCAAAACATAAATTCAATAAAACCTACGACGATTTGTTTCATTTATACCAAACGCTGAAAGGCAGACAAAATGAACAAATTTCAAGAGATATTATTTATCGTTCTATTTTAAATAATATCGAATCGGGCGTTATTATTTTAGAAAAACAAGAAACTGATTGGACAATTTTTTTGATGAACGATTACTTTTCGAATCATTTTAAGGTACCGAAAGTTTCAAAATGGAAATACCTTAAAAATCAGGTTCCTTCTTTATGCGAAGTAATTGAAGAAGATGATTTTCACGAAATAAAAACGGCAATTGATATTAGTATCAATCAGGAAAGTAAGCAGACGTTTGTTTTACAAGCTTCACGAACTGAAATTTTTGAGAAAGAATATTGTATCGTTTTACTAGATTCGATTCAAAATGTGGTGGAGAAAAAAGAAAAAGACGCGTGGATTAATTTAATGAAAGTGATCTCGCACGAACTTTTAAATTCCATAACGCCCATTCGTTCCATCTGCCAGAATCTGCAGGATTTGGTTGAACAGGATTCGCTTTCTAACGAAGATTTGGAAGATATCAAAACCAGCGTTGAAACAATGCTGAGACGAAGCGATCATCTTCAGAAATTTGTAGAAGGCTATCGAAAACTTGCCATGCTGCCTTCACCTAAAAAACAAAAAACAGATGTAACAGATTTGATCGAAAACGCACTTCAAATTATGAATCCGCTTTTGAAAAATGAAGGAATTGAAGTTCTCAATACCATTTCAATAAAACATTCTGTTTGGGCTGATACGCAGCAGTTTGAACAAGTTTTTATTAATCTGCTTACAAATTCTTTATATGCTTTAAAAAATACATTCCAAAAACAAATTGTACTTTCGGCGGAAGCCAGAGAAAACAGGCTTTTCATAAAAATAGCCGACAACGGAATGGGAATCGAAAAAGAAATCGAAGACAAAATTTTTCTGCCTTTTTTCACTACACGTAACGAAGGCGCGGGAATTGGTTTAACTTTATCTAAAAATATTATAGAAGCGCACGGCGGTTATATTTCGCATAAAAGAGAAAACGAAAAAACGGTATTTGAAATCTGTTTGATTGAAGAGTAATTGTTTTTTTAAATTAAAGAAATATTCTGTTTCAGAGTATAGAAATTCAATAATATAAATTCTGATTAGTTATGAAAACTTGGAGTCTGTTAATCTGCGGAATTGCCGTTGGTCTGCTGTCATTTGTAAAACCAGTAAATATTGGAGAACCCTGGAAAGGAACTTTCCAGCAGATTCCGGGTAAAATCGAATGTGAATTTTACGATGAAGGAGGCGAAGGAACTGCCTATCATGATACTGATGCCGATAATAACGGAAGCGGTAAATTGAATCCGATAAATGGAAATCCGCTGCATGAATTTAGGATTAAAGAAGGCGTTGATATTTCGTATACCAAAGATGGAGATATTGATAATACTTCATTCAATAAAGTATCCAGAAGTTTAAATCAGCTTTATCTGGGCTGGACGCAGCCTTCGGAATGGATTAATTATTCGGTTGAAGTTCAAAAATCAGGAACTTACACTATTGGAGTTTTGTACACGGCAAACGGCGATG
This is a stretch of genomic DNA from Flavobacterium endoglycinae. It encodes these proteins:
- a CDS encoding sigma-54-dependent transcriptional regulator, with amino-acid sequence MKKTNASILIIDDQEDILFASKVYLKKYFENIYTLNNPKNIVELLAKNTIDVVLLDMNYRIGFEDGREGLYVLKEIKTLSPKTVVILMTAFGKVETAVEGLKNGAFDYILKPWENKKLLESVKQAVDKSRKEQRKNQETEIKNEFFIGSSESIKKAYSLADKVAKTDANVLILGENGTGKFVLAHHIFSQSERKNQPFVAVDLGSLNSNIFESELFGYAKGAFTDAKNDTPGRFEMAQNGTIFLDEIGNVPLHLQSKLLQVIQTKTITRLGETKARPLNVRIITATNLNLKQEVAEKNFREDLYYRINTMEIVLPPLRERYEDKIPLAEYLLDKMIEKYEREEITFDKKVLEQIEKHAWNGNIREMENKIERAVILCENNRITVADLDLETITPYEENADDSQLSSVEKAAVEKALLKNNNNISKTAEELGLSRGSLYRRLEKYNININ
- a CDS encoding phytanoyl-CoA dioxygenase family protein, producing MPWTVLEPLWKRAVEPESAKTDHSNWDNEIKTLYQLGIGMEDTLRYLHLEKPDFESFKNWINNRKRDTFYAIEDLSENVLSEEDLEFWNQNGYIVVKNAISKEDCEKTQKAIWEYLKINPNDKRSWYIRHEDQKGLMLNFSDHETLNRNRFSPRVKKAYEQLYKTTKIYKTIDKVSFNPPETNDFIFLGSPLHWDMSLRKPLISSLQGLFYLTDCGSDDGAFHCVPGFHNRINQWLDELKPHENPRDKILNEQARPIAANAGDFIIWDSRLPHCATANTGEKPRMVQYLTYLPDDYNASGDWI
- a CDS encoding ABC transporter ATP-binding protein; translated protein: MINIQKLSKVFRTDELETRALSEISLTINEGDFISIMGPSGSGKSTLLNIIGLLDSASSGSYQLLEQEMVGLKEKLKAKARKENIGFIFQNFNLIDEISVFENIELPLIYNNVPASERKNRVNDIAKILGISHRLKHFPQQLSGGQQQRVAVARALINNPKIILADEPTGNLDSRNGNEVMELLTDLHASGSTILMVTHSDYDASFSQKTILMKDGVILSEKMNQKNVDVLVTSKI
- a CDS encoding carbohydrate-binding protein — encoded protein: MKTWSLLICGIAVGLLSFVKPVNIGEPWKGTFQQIPGKIECEFYDEGGEGTAYHDTDADNNGSGKLNPINGNPLHEFRIKEGVDISYTKDGDIDNTSFNKVSRSLNQLYLGWTQPSEWINYSVEVQKSGTYTIGVLYTANGDGAISIDVNGKDATGLLTIESTHDDKDPVDWRQWHHWNESKSLGKIKLKKGKQLLTLHIVKNGNMNLDYLNFIPN
- a CDS encoding sensor histidine kinase; the encoded protein is MFKSLQTYKLLFLRLILIVIAIEFSMYFFKIDLIFTGVFGFCVVFLLVREMYFYIKNFVQIYDKTISSILQDDFSSDFSKHKFNKTYDDLFHLYQTLKGRQNEQISRDIIYRSILNNIESGVIILEKQETDWTIFLMNDYFSNHFKVPKVSKWKYLKNQVPSLCEVIEEDDFHEIKTAIDISINQESKQTFVLQASRTEIFEKEYCIVLLDSIQNVVEKKEKDAWINLMKVISHELLNSITPIRSICQNLQDLVEQDSLSNEDLEDIKTSVETMLRRSDHLQKFVEGYRKLAMLPSPKKQKTDVTDLIENALQIMNPLLKNEGIEVLNTISIKHSVWADTQQFEQVFINLLTNSLYALKNTFQKQIVLSAEARENRLFIKIADNGMGIEKEIEDKIFLPFFTTRNEGAGIGLTLSKNIIEAHGGYISHKRENEKTVFEICLIEE
- a CDS encoding ABC transporter permease: MLKNWINVFTYHVKNNKLFTALNILGLSIGIAGLIFAILYWNDEHSYDQWNPNKDNVFLVANQMDPTTYWASSSAPIGSAIKENAPEVESYCYINGYYENDIIRYNNKKVQTDKIVLAQKNFFDYFPYTFIEGNPKNALPDVNSICLSDQLAYQIFGSQSALGQKVVFRNKVLIVRGVYKLDKKSAYNPSCVVNFMDKYISSTILYWGNFQFVLLVKLKNPEDQHRVESNLYKLYFEHLTAPRAKEEGMSSEDFIKKYGAVIPHLEPLSTVRLHSKTGGMAEPKGNYQFLLIMIGLSVLILILSIVNYVNSATANAIKRAKEVGVRKIIGASKSAIIQQFIFETAIITLFSILIALVIAELSLPYYNTFLEKTLVLQSSQFYGQLVVIFIVTVIAAGIFPALYVANFEALKVLKGNFGRSKSGVWLRNGMLIFQFAVASFFIIGSYIVYQQIEHMNSKELGFNGDQVINITYRNMYGDGITDQTRIDRYEQIKNQLLHLKGVKQVAGGAFVMGNGAKSTISYHYKDISVDGDNIPVDFGALEMLKIKMVQGRSFSPKYSQDTINSMLVNETALKLLHEKDPIGKKIVWNGQEMYLVGVVKDFNLENPSESIKPMSFFHFKTVKWFAGSLNNIYITVDLKTMNETLSEIENYWKKNVDSDYPFIYNFVDKEYKKSYSSYVKQKNLFSLLNIIVIVIALFGLFALASYSIERRMKEIAIRKTLGAETNVLLKELCKQYVIFSIIGFVIAVVPVYYLLNKWLENFAYRIQISILPFIIGFSVLLLLTLLVVLSRAYQATKVDVLRYLKYE